The sequence below is a genomic window from Halomonas halophila.
ATGAAGCCGTCGACCAGCACCGGCAGGCGCCGTGCCGCCGCTTCCAGGCAGGCCCCGACCATGGCGGCGATCTCGAGCCCGCCGAGCTTCGCCAGCACGTCCAGCGGGTCCGCGGGATCGGCCGCGCGGGCGGAAAGCGCCGCCTCGATCACCGCGCGCTTGTGGGCCAGCGCCTCGCCGGCCACGCCGGTGCCCGGGCCGACCAGCTCGGCGACGGGCACGCCGGTCAGCGCCGCCAGCATGGCGCTGCTGGCAGTGGTGTTGGCGATGCCCATCTCGCCGGCGATCAAACAGCGGCAGCCCGCCGCCGCGGCCCGCTCGGCGGCGCGACGACCGACAGCGATGGCGGCCAGCGCCTCGTCGCGGCTCATGGCGTCCTCGCGGGCCAGGTTGCCGGTGCCGGGGCGGATGCGTTCATGGACGACGCCCTCGGCGGGCAGCGCATTGGCCACGCCCACGTCGACCACCTCCAGCCGGGCATCGATGCGGCGGGCGAAGGCGTTGATGGCCGCGCCGCCGGCGACGAAGTTGGCCACCATCTGGGCCGTCACCGCCTGGGGAAAGGCCGAGACGCCCTCCGCCGCCACGCCGTGGTCGGCGGCGAACACCACCACCGCGGGCGGGCCGACCCGCGGGAAATCCTCGCCGGTGATCGCAGCCAGGCTCACCGCCAGGGACTCCAGGCGGCCGAGGCTGCCCGGTGGCTTGGTCAGGGTGTCGAGATAGCGGGCCACGCGCCCGGCACAGGCGGTATCGGGCGCGGGAATGGGCGGCATGGCATCGGTCACTGGGCGTCTCCGGGCGTCCTTGGCGAGGCGGGCATTCTACCAGAGGCAGACCTGACTCCGCGGGCCTAAGCTGATCAAGGCCAGACCGTGACAGCGAGCGTGCCCGACACGCCCTCATCACGCGCCTTCATAACAACAGCTCACGACATCAGCCCGGCCGACGACGCCTGCGCCGCCCGCCGGGCGCTTCAGGAGTCAGCGCCATGACCAGGAAGCTTCCCCGCACCCGCGGCCTGCATGAGCTCTACGCCGAAGACCCGCAACGGGCCGACCGGCTGCTCTGGGATCGCGACGTCGACCCCGTCACCCGACGCGGTTTTCTCAAGCGCTCCAGCCTGCTGGCGATGGCCGCCGCGGTGGGCGCCCAGATCCCCTTCGCCGATCGCATGCCCGGCGGGCTGATTCCCGCCGCCCTGGCCCAGAGCGACGAGCCCTTCACGCTGCAGGGCAAGGAGGGCCTGACGGTGCTCAACGATCGGCCGATCAACGCCGAGACGCCGGCCCACCTGCTCGACGACGACATCACCCCCGCCGAGCGCATGTTCGTGCGCAACAACGGCATTCCGCCGGCGATGGATGCCATCGACGTCGCCGCCTGGCGGCTGGAGGTCGCCGGGGAATCCTGCGTGACGCCCATGACCTTCTCCATCACCGAGCTCAAGGAGCGCTTCGCGCATCACACCTACCAGCTGCAGGTGGAATGCGGTGGCAACGGCCGCAGCGAATATGTGCCCGCGGCCAGCGGCAACCAGTGGACCACCGGCGCGGTGGCCTGCCCACGCTTCACCGGCGTGCGGCTGCGCGACGTGCTGGAGGCCTGCGGCATCGCCGACGACGCCGTCTATGTCGGCTACTACGGCGCCGACGCCCATGCCAGCGGCGATCCGAATCGCGATCCCATCTCCCGCGGGGTGCCGATGGAGAAGGCGCTGGAGGACGAGTCGCTGATCGCCTGGGCGATGAACGATGCCGACATCCCCTACCTGAACGGGCATCCGCTGCGCCTGGTATGCGGCGGCTGGCCCGGCTCGGTGTCGGGCAAGTGGCTCGAGCGCATCGTGATCCGCAACCGCAAGCACGACGGCACCAAGATGGGGGCGCCCTCCTACAGCGTGCCCAAGCACCCGGTCGCGCCCGGCACCGACGTGCCGCTGGAGGACTTCGAGACCATCCAGTCAATGCCGGTGAAGTCGCTGGTGACCTTTCCGAAGTCCGGCATCACCCACGCGCTGGGCGAGCCGCTGACGGTACGCGGCCACGCCTGGGCCGGCGACCTGGCGGTCGAGGCGGTCCACGTCTCGATCGACTTCGGCGCCACCTGGCAGCCGGCCGAGCTCAGCGCCGCGCCCAACCGCCTGGCCTGGCAGCGCTGGACCAGCGCCCTGGACTTCCCCGAGCCCGGCTACTACGAGGTCTGGGCCAAGGCCACCGACAGCCAGGGACGCGCGCAGCCCATGGTCGTGCCGGGCTGGAATCCCAAGGGCTATCTCAACAACGCCTGCCACCGCATCGCCGTTCAGGTGGCCTAGGGGGATGCCATGACACGCACGAACTCCCGTCGGCATCCGGCGCTGGCCGCGGCGCTGCTGCTGTCCATCGGGGTCTTCTTTCAGGGAGGCTCTTTTCAAGGGGCTTGGGCCCAGGACGACGCACCGGCCACCGATCCGGACAGCGGCCTGGTCCA
It includes:
- the cobT gene encoding nicotinate-nucleotide--dimethylbenzimidazole phosphoribosyltransferase, producing MPPIPAPDTACAGRVARYLDTLTKPPGSLGRLESLAVSLAAITGEDFPRVGPPAVVVFAADHGVAAEGVSAFPQAVTAQMVANFVAGGAAINAFARRIDARLEVVDVGVANALPAEGVVHERIRPGTGNLAREDAMSRDEALAAIAVGRRAAERAAAAGCRCLIAGEMGIANTTASSAMLAALTGVPVAELVGPGTGVAGEALAHKRAVIEAALSARAADPADPLDVLAKLGGLEIAAMVGACLEAAARRLPVLVDGFIATVAALTACRLDPALRPYLIFGHRSHEPGHAHALAALDADPLLAMELRLGEGSGAALAFPLLEAATAMLAEMATFDAAGVDDRSEHEEPRA
- a CDS encoding sulfite oxidase — protein: MTRKLPRTRGLHELYAEDPQRADRLLWDRDVDPVTRRGFLKRSSLLAMAAAVGAQIPFADRMPGGLIPAALAQSDEPFTLQGKEGLTVLNDRPINAETPAHLLDDDITPAERMFVRNNGIPPAMDAIDVAAWRLEVAGESCVTPMTFSITELKERFAHHTYQLQVECGGNGRSEYVPAASGNQWTTGAVACPRFTGVRLRDVLEACGIADDAVYVGYYGADAHASGDPNRDPISRGVPMEKALEDESLIAWAMNDADIPYLNGHPLRLVCGGWPGSVSGKWLERIVIRNRKHDGTKMGAPSYSVPKHPVAPGTDVPLEDFETIQSMPVKSLVTFPKSGITHALGEPLTVRGHAWAGDLAVEAVHVSIDFGATWQPAELSAAPNRLAWQRWTSALDFPEPGYYEVWAKATDSQGRAQPMVVPGWNPKGYLNNACHRIAVQVA